In Vigna radiata var. radiata cultivar VC1973A chromosome 3, Vradiata_ver6, whole genome shotgun sequence, the following proteins share a genomic window:
- the LOC106757627 gene encoding carbon catabolite repressor protein 4 homolog 1 encodes MLSVLRVHLPSDIPIVGCELTPYVLLRRPDKTVTTDDVPEAAPLDGHFLRYKWYRVQSDKKVAVCSIHPSEQATLQCLGCLKVKVPVAKSYHCTPKCFSDAWQHHRVLHDRAASSGNENGNEEEELFGRFNNSGSGSITTTLSSSASSASLTNGSAPVYPAAITQRSGGETWFEVGRSKTYTPTADDIGHVLKFECAVVDAETKLTVGHASTLLTSRVIPAPLPSPRRMIHVEGMGHLDADARLTSTGTFTVLSYNILSDSYASNDLYNYCPSWALSWPYRRQNLLREIVVYRADIICLQEVQSDHYEEFFSPELDKHGYYGLYKRKTNEVYSGNIYTIDGCATFFRRDRFSHVKKYEVEFNKAAQSLTDAVIPTTQKKTALNRLVKDNVALIVVLEAKANQPVDNPGKRQLLCVANTHVNVHHDLKDVKLWQVHTLLKGLEKIAASADIPMLVCGDFNSVPGSAPHALLAMGKVDPSHPDLAVDPLNILRPHSKLVHQLPLVSAYSSFARTVGLGFEQHKQRLDNVTNEPLFTNVTRDFIGSLDYIFYTADSLVVESLLELLDEESLRKDTALPSPEWSSDHIALLAEFRCCKNRSRR; translated from the exons ATGCTGAGCGTGCTGCGCGTGCACCTCCCTTCTGATATTCCCATTGTAGGCTGTGAGCTCACGCCTTACGTGCTCCTACGCCGACCTGACAAGACCGTTACCACCGACGATGTCCCCGAAGCCGCCCCGTTAGATGGTCATTTCTTGCGCTACAAGTG GTATCGTGTACAGAGTGATAAAAAGGTTGCTGTTTGTAGTATACATCCATCTGAGCAGGCCACACTGCAGTGCCTTGGTTGTCTAAAGGTTAAGGTACCTGTTGCCAAAAGTTACCACTGCACTCCAAAATGTTTTTCAGATGCTTGGCAGCATCATCGTGTCTTACATGATCGTGCTGCAAGTTCAGGTAATGAAAATGGAAATGAGGAAGAAGAGTTATTTGGACGATTTAATAATTCTGGATCTGGATCAATCACTACCACCTTATCTTCCTCTGCATCAAGTGCTAGCTTGACAAATGGGTCTGCGCCTGTTTATCCAGCAGCCATTACACAACGAAGTGGTGGTGAAACTTGGTTTGAAGTTGGACGATCTAAGACGTATACGCCAACAGCTGATGACATTGGTCATGTCCTTAAATTTGAGTGTGCTGTAGTTGATGCAGAGACTAAACTTACTGTAGGGCATGCTAGCACTCTACTAACATCCCGTGTCATTCCTGCCCCCTTGCCTAGCCCACGCAGAATGATACATGTTGAGGGGATGGGACATTTGGATGCTGATGCACGCTTAACATCAACAGGAACATTTACTGTTCTATCATACAACATATTGTCTGATTCATATGCCTCAAATGATCTATACAATTACTGCCCTTCATGGGCTCTTTCCTGGCCATATCGCAGGCAAAATTTGTTACGAGAAATAGTTGTTTACCGTGCTGATATTATTTGTCTTCAAGAG GTTCAAAGTGATCATtatgaagaatttttttctcCTGAACTGGACAAACATGGCTATTATGGTCTttacaaaaggaaaacaaatgaG GTATATAGTGGCAACATTTATACAATTGATGGGTGTGCAACATTCTTCCGAAGGGACAGATTTTCACATGTGAAAAAATACGAG GTTGAATTTAATAAGGCTGCACAGTCTTTAACAGATGCTGTGATTCCAACCACTCAGAAGAAAACTGCCTTGAATAGACTGGTTAAG GATAATGTTGCATTAATAGTTGTTTTAGAAGCAAAAGCTAACCAGCCTGTGGACAATCCTGGGAAAAGACAGCTTCTTTGCGTG GCAAATACACATGTAAATGTTCATCATGATTTAAAGGACGTCAAACTTTGGCAG GTGCACACTCTTTTGAAAGGATTGGAGAAAATTGCTGCTAGTGCAGACATTCCAATGTTGGTTTGTGGGGACTTTAATTCAGTTCCAGGAAG TGCTCCTCATGCACTTCTTGCAATGGGAAAGGTAGACCCATCCCATCCTGATTTAGCTGTTGACCCACTTAATATATTACGTCCTCACAGCAAGTTGGTTCATCAGTTGCCACTG GTCAGTGCTTATTCATCCTTTGCAAGAACAGTTGGTCTTGGATTTGAGCAGCATAAACAGAGACTAGACAATGTAACAAATGAACCTTTATTCACTAATGTAACTAGAGATTTTATTGGCTCTCTAGATTACATATTTTACACAG CGGATTCATTGGTTGTGGAGTCATTGTTGGAGCTATTGGATGAGGAGAGTTTGAGGAAAGACACCGCACTTCCTTCTCCTGAGTGGTCCTCTGATCATATAGCTCTGTTAGCTGAGTTTCGCTGCTGCAAGAATAGATCTAGGCGATGA
- the LOC106757201 gene encoding 60S ribosomal protein L21-2, giving the protein MPAGHGLRSRTRDSFSRPFRKKGTIALTTYLRTYHIGDYVDIKVNGAVHKGMPHKFYHGRTGRVWNVTKRAIGVEVNKQVGNRIIRKRIHVRVEHVMPSRCTEEFRLRKIKNDQLKADAKAKGEKISTKRQPEGPKPGFMVEGATLETVTPIPYDVVNDLKGGY; this is encoded by the exons ATGCCGGCTGGTCACGGTTTGAGATCTCGCACGAGAGATTCGTTCTCTCGTCCCTTCAGGAAGAAGGGAACCATCGCCCTCACAACTTATCTTCGAACTTACCACATCGGCGATTACGTTGACATCAAGGTTAACGGCGCCGTCCACAAGGGTATGCCTCACAAGTTCTACCATGGCCGCACCGGTCGTGTTTGGAACGTCACCAAACGCGCCATTGGTGTCGAGGTTAACAAACAG GTGGGGAACAGAATTATTAGAAAGAGGATTCATGTGCGTGTTGAGCATGTGATGCCTTCAAGGTGCACTGAGGAGTTCCGTTTGAGGAAGATCAAGAATGATCAACTAAAGGCGGATGCTAAggcaaagggggagaaaattaGCACGAAGAGACAACCCGAGGGCCCCAAACCAGGTTTCATGGTGGAAGGAGCTACACTAGAAACTGTCACTCCCATTCCTTATGACGTGGTTAATGATCTTAAAGGAGGATATTAG
- the LOC106757685 gene encoding sister-chromatid cohesion protein 3, producing the protein MEDPAPPSEASNRPPRKRGRPPKHLPKEHDGDAMNRDRTTEHAYRESSPDDFDEARNKFKRGRASEGTSSVAHKPSDQTLIEVIKGNGKFIPHAVKFWVERYEKDPKPAMVDLLTMLFEACGAKYYDKSDLVDETDVDEVVIALVNCAKRGAVEDYQNSKKKEIKNFKENLESFWDNLVRECQHGPLFDQVLFDKCMDYIIALSCTPPRVYRQVASLMGLRLVSSYITIANMLGAQRETTRRQLDAEKKKRTEGPRVESLNKRFSDTHERITLLEEMMRKIFTGLFVHRYRDIDPSIRMACIESLGAWILSYPSLFLQDLYLKYLGWTLNDKNAGVRKSSINALQNLYEVDDNVPTLSLFTERFSGRMIELADDIDVSVAVHAIGLVKQLLRHQLIPEDDLGPLYDLLIDDPPEIRHAIGALVYDHLIAQKFNTFQSGSKDETFNNSEVHIKRMLRILEEFPQDPILSIYVIDDVWEYMAAIKDWKCIITMLLDENPSVELSDSDATNLVRLLCASVKKAVGERIVPVTDNRKPYYSKAQKDVFENNKQEITVAMMKTYPLLLRKYISDKAKVSSLVEIVLHMNLEYYSLKRQELNFKNLLQLVKDTFFKHGDKDPLRACVKAIDFCCMESQGELQDFARIKLKELEDEIVAKLKSAIKEVVDGGDEYSLLVNLKRLYELQLKRYVPIDSLYEDIVSVLRGSRNNMEDEVVGFLLLNMYLHLAWSLQSIANEEAVSGASLTSLLSKRDTLLQELEYFLNLAADNKEGGKPGSELACRVCTILAETWFLFRTSNFRKTQLEALGYQPDAIMLRKFWELCQQQLNISDEAEDEDVNKEYAVETNRDAVMIAAAKLIANDVVPKEDLASEIISHFVMHGTSVTEIVKHLITVLKKKDVDLAFIFLEALKKAYHRLLVNISGSENGSSENNSLGCKDLAARLSGTFIGAARMKYRPEILKVVRDGIEYAFINAPKQLSFLEEGVLHFLPKLPAPDLNEILNDVQQRAQNVNTEENPSGWRPFHTFIAYLREKCAKNEGFQDEKEGVSVRRRGRPRKRQNIPGKKLFDDQSSSEDEDSISAYEQDAQDEGRRQEEEDEDAPLINSIRSSSKLRSLGVSREESKAQTGNSSRPTDNLSASRTSGASS; encoded by the exons ATGGAAGATCCAGCTCCTCCTTCTGAAGCATCAAATCGACCCCCTCGT AAGAGGGGCAGGCCTCCCAAACACCTCCCCAAGGAGCACGACGGCGACGCCATGAACCGCGACAGGACCACCGAACACGCGTACCGAGAGAGTTCGCCCGACGATTTCGACGAAGCGCGCAACAAATTCAAACGAGGTCGCGCTTCGGAAGGAACCTCAAGTGTCGCGCACAAACCCTCTGACCAAACCCTAATCG AGGTGATAAAAGGAAATGGCAAATTTATTCCTCATGCGGTCAAATTTTGGGTTGAGCGCTATGAAAAGGATCCGAAACCTGCAATGGTTGATCTCCTGACAATGCTGTTTGAG GCATGCGGAGCCAAGTACTACGATAAAAGTGATCTTGTGGATGAGACTGATGTTGATGAAGTTGTAATTGCTCTGGTCAATTGTGCTAAACGG GGTGCAGTTGAAGATTATCAGAAttccaaaaagaaagaaattaaaaacttcAAAGAGAATCTAGAGTCATTCTGGGATAATTTGGTTCGGGAATGTCAGCATGGGCCATTGTTTGATCAAGTTTTATTTGACAAGTGCATGGACTATATCATTGCACTGTCATG CACCCCTCCAAGAGTTTACCGTCAAGTTGCATCATTGATGGGTCTTAGGCTGGTCTCATCATACATTACCATAGCTAATATGCTTGGTGCTCAAAGAGAGACTACTCGTAGACAGTTGGAtgctgagaaaaagaaaagaactgaGGGGCCTCGAGTGGAGTCACTAAATAAAAGGTTTTCTGATACTCACGAGAGAATAACTTTGTTGGAGGAGATGATGCGCAAGATTTTTACTGG GTTATTTGTGCACCGCTACAGAGACATTGACCCGAGTATTAGAATGGCATGCATTGAATCATTGGGTGCATGGATCCTTTCATATCCATCACTTTTTCTGCAGGATTTGTACTTGAAATATCTTGGATGGACTCTGAATGACAAA AATGCTGGTGTAAGAAAGTCTTCTATAAACGCTCTGCAAAATCTCTATGAGGTGGATGATAATGTACCAACCCTTAGCTTATTTACTGAAAGATTTTCGGGCAGGATGATTGAGCTGGCTGATGACATTGATGTTTCTGTGGCTGTTCATGCCATAGGTCTTGTTAAGCAACTACTAAG ACATCAACTTATTCCTGAAGATGACTTGGGTCCTTTGTATGATTTGTTGATTGATGATCCCCCAGAAATCAGGCATGCAATAGGAGCATTAGTGTATGATCACTTAATTGCTCAAAAATTTAACACCTTCCAATCAGGATCAAAAG atgAAACTTTCAATAACTCTGAGGTCCATATAAAGAGAATGTTGCGAATTTTGGAGGAGTTCCCTCAAGATCCAATTTTGAGTATTTACGTAATTGATGATGTGTGGGAATACATGGCTGCTATAAAG GATTGGAAGTGCATCATAACAATGCTGCTTGATGAAAATCCATCAGTAGAGCTATCTGACAGTGATGCAACAAACTTGGTGCGGCTCCTGTGTGCGTCTGTGAAGAAAGCTGTTGGAGAGAGGATTGTCCCTGTTACGGATAACAGAAAACCATACTACAGCAAAGCCCAAAAG GATGTGtttgaaaataacaaacaagaaaTAACTGTTGCTATGATGAAGACATACCCATTACTCTTGAGAAAGTACATTTCAGATAAAGCAAAAGTGTCATCACTGGTTGAGATTGTTTTGCATATGAACCTTGAATATTATTCCTTGAAGAGGCAGGAACTG AATTTCAAAAACTTACTGCAGCTCGTGAAAGACACATTTTTTAAGCATGGTGACAAGGATCCTCTTAGGGCTTGTGTGAAGGCAATTGATTTTTGTTGCATGGAAAGTCAAGGTGAATTGCAAGATTTTGCTCGTATTAAATTAAAGGAACTTGAAGATGAAATTGTTGCTAAGCTGAAATCTGCTATTAAGGAAGTAGTG GATGGTGGTGATGAATATTCTCTTCTTGTAAACTTGAAGAGGTTGTATGAACTGCAACTGAAAAGATACGTGCCTATTGATAGCCTGTATGAAGACATTGTCAGTGTGCTACGTGGTTCTAGGAATAATATGGAGGATGAG GTTGTTGGTTTCCTGCTTCTGAACATGTATTTGCATCTGGCTTGGAGTCTACAGTCTATAGCAAATGAAGAAGCTGTTTCTGGCGCATCCTTAACTTCTCTTTTGTCTAAGCGTGATACCTTGTTACAAGAACTTGAGTACTTTCTTAACTTGGCTGCTGACAACAAGGAAGGGGGTAAACCTGGAAGTGAACTTGCTTGCAGA GTATGCACCATACTTGCAGAAACATGGTTCTTATTTAGAACATCAAATTTCAGAAAGACACAACTCGAAGCACTCGGATATCAGCCAGATGCAATTATGCTTCGGAAGTTTTGGGAACTTTGTCAACAACAGCTTAATATTTCAG ATGAGGCAGAAGATGAAGATGTTAATAAAGAGTATGCTGTGGAGACAAATAGAGATGCTGTGATGATTGCTGCTGCAAAGCTGATTGCAAATGATGTTGTTCCAAAG GAGGATCTTGCTTCTGAgattatttctcattttgtgaTGCATGGGACTAGTGTGACTGAAATTGTAAAGCATCTGATCACagttttgaagaaaaaggatgtTGATTTGGCTTTCATTTTTCTGGAAGCGCTTAAAAAG GCATACCATCGCCTTCTGGTCAATATCTCTGGTAGTGAAAATGGTTCTTCCGAAAACAATTCTTTAGGATGTAAAGATCTGGCTGCTAGGCTTTCTGGAACATTTATTGGTGCTGCCCGGATGAAATACAGGCCTGAAATTTTAAAAGTCGTTAGGGATGGCATTGAATATGCTTTTATTAATGCCCCAAAACAATTGTCATTTCTTGAAGAGGGAGTGCTTCATTTTTTGCCAAAACTCCCTGCACCAGATTTAAATGAAAT ATTGAATGATGTTCAACAAAGAGCACAAAATGTCAATACAGAGGAAAATCCCAGTGGATGGCGTCCCTTCCACACATTTATTGCCTACTTACGAGAAAAATGTGCAAAGAATGAGGGATTTCAAg ATGAAAAAGAAGGGGTTTCTGTTAGGCGTAGGGGCCGGCCACGAAAGAGGCAAAACATACCAGGAAAGAAGCTTTTTGATGACCAAAGTTCAAGCGAAGATGAGGATTCCATCAGTGCATATGAACAAGATGCACAAGACGAAGGGAGAAGacaggaggaggaggatgaagaTGCTCCCCTGATAAATTCAATCAGATCATCATCCAAGCTTAGGTCACTTGGAGTTTCAAGGGAGGAAAGCAAAGCTCAGACAGGGAATTCTAGTAGACCTACAGATAATTTATCTGCTTCGAGAACATCAG GGGCATCAAGCTAG
- the LOC106756704 gene encoding NPL4-like protein 1 — MMLRLRSRDGLERVIVENPHTTTVSELKRIIEAQLRIPVHNQTLSTNQNLLLAKSREDLHRFTDMANPDLTLSSLNLAHGSIVFLTYEGERHVAGPAFNPAGSFGRKMTMDDLIAKQMRVTRQENPHCELVSFDRDCANAFQHYVNDTLAFAVKRGGFMYGTVSEEGKVEVDFIYEPPQQGSEENLLFFRDPEEEKLVEAIAAGLGMRRVGFIFTQTISQDKKDYTLSNREVLQAAEYHAESGLKEWVTAVVKLEVNDDMSADVHFEAFQISDVCVRLFKEGWFETEIKEDDDPKLSKMKKDVVVGVKDTKEVDNDFFLVVVKISDHQGPLSSSFPIENRNTQMTMKALKNHLDRTKSLPFVKRISDFHLLLVLARVLDLNADVPALTACVHTQTSIPEGYQILIESMASTA; from the exons ATGATGCTCAGACTTCGAAGCCGCGACGGCCTGGAGCGAGTAATCGTAGAAAACCCGCACACCACCACAGTGTCGGAGCTGAAGCGGATTATCGAAGCCCAATTGAGAATTCCGGTTCACAACCAAACCCTCTCCACCAACCAGAACCTTCTATTGGCGAAATCGCGTGAAGATCTCCATCGATTCACCGATATGGCCAACCCCGACCTCACTCTCTCGTCTCTCAACCTCGCCCACGGCTCAATCGTCTTTTTGACATACGAAGGCGAGCGCCACGTGGCGGGCCCCGCCTTCAACCCTGCGGGGTCCTTCGGCCGCAAGATGACCATGGACGACCTCATCGCCAAGCAGATGCGCGTCACGCGCCAGGAGAATCCGCACTGCGAGCTCGTCTCCTTCGACCGCGACTGCGCCAACGCCTTCCAGCATTACGTGAACGACACGCTGGCGTTCGCGGTCAAGCGCGGCGGCTTCATGTACGGCACTGTTTCCGAGGAGGGGAAGGTCGAGGTGGACTTCATCTACGAGCCGCCGCAGCAGGGTTCGGAAGAGAATCTCTTGTTTTTCAGAGACCCCGAAGAGGAGAAACTCGTGGAGGCTATTGCGGCGGGATTGGGGATGAGAAGGGTAGGGTTCATTTTCACGCAGACGATAAGCCAGGACAAGAAGGACTATACTTTGTCGAATAGGGAGGTGCTTCAGGCTGCGGAGTACCATGCTGAGAGTGGATTGAAAGAGTGGGTTACTGCGGTTGTTAAGCTTGAGGTGAATGATGATATGAGTGCGGATGTGCATTTTGAAGCGTTTCAGATTAGTGATGTGTGCGTGAGATTGTTCAAGGAAGGGTGGTTTGAGACTGAGATAAAGGAGGACGATGATCCCAAGTTGTCTAAGATGAAGAAGGATGTGGTTGTTGGGGTTAAGGATACCAAAGAAGTTGACAATGATTTCTTCTTGGTTGTCGTCAAAATCTCAGATCATCAG GGTCCTCTTTCTTCATCGTTTCCCATTGAGAACCGGAACACTCAGATGACTATGAAGGCTTTGAAGAATCATTTGGACAGGACAAAAAGTCTTCCATTTGTGAAGCGAATTTCTGATTTTCACCTTCTTCTTGTATTGGCAAGGGTTTTAGACTTGAATGCTGATGTCCCTGCATTGACGGCATGTGTGCACACACAGACTTCTATTCCAGAAGGTTACCAGATCCTTATTGAGTCTATGGCAAGTACCGCTTGA
- the LOC106757442 gene encoding peroxidase 3-like, with protein sequence MKMRAFLVACLALFCIIGVCQGGNLRKKFYKLTCSQAEDIVRTKIQEHVSARPELPAKLIRLHFHDCFVRGCDGSVLLDSTASNTAEKDSIPNLSLSGFDVIDDIKAALEEKCPGTVSCADILALAARDAVSVQFNKPMWEVLTGRRDGRVSISGEALANLPAPFFNITQLRQSFESKKLTVHDLVVLSGAHTIGVGHCNLFSNRLFNFTGKGDQDPSLNPTYATLLKTKCQSLSDTTTTVEMDPDSSSTFDNDYYSILLQNKGLFQSDAALLTAKVSKNIVNELTKQDKFFTEFRQSMKRMGAIEVLTGLDGEIRTKCSVVNS encoded by the exons ATGAAGATGAGAGCTTTTCTTGTAGCTTGTTTGGCACTGTTTTGTATCATAGGGGTTTGTCAAGGTGGCAACCTTAGAAAAAAATTCTACAAGCTAACATGTTCTCAAGCCGAAGACATTGTTAGGACCAAAATCCAGGAACATGTCTCTGCAAGGCCTGAATTGCCTGCCAAGTTGATCAGACTGCACTTTCATGACTGTTTTGTCAGG GGTTGTGATGGTTCGGTTTTGCTGGACTCCACTGCCAGCAACACAGCAGAAAAGGATTCGATTCCGAACTTATCTCTGTCAGGCTTCGATGTCATTGATGACATAAAAGCAGCATTGGAGGAAAAATGTCCTGGAACTGTATCATGTGCTGACATACTTGCATTGGCTGCAAGGGATGCTGTTTCTGTCCAG TTCAATAAGCCTATGTGGGAAGTGCTTACCGGTAGAAGGGATGGTAGAGTATCCATAAGTGGTGAAGCCTTAGCCAATCTGCCAGCACCTTTTTTCAACATCACCCAGCTCAGACAAAGCTTTGAGAGTAAAAAGCTTACAGTGCATGATCTGGTTGTGTTATCAG GAGCACACACAATTGGGGTAGGTCATTGCAACTTATTCAGCAACAGGCTTTTCAACTTCACCGGAAAGGGTGATCAAGATCCTTCTCTGAATCCTACGTACGCCACTCTTTTGAAGACAAAATGTCAAAGTCTGAGTGACACCACCACTACAGTAGAGATGGATCCTGACAGTTCAAGCACCTTTGACAATGATTATTATTCTATCCTTCTTCAAAACAAGGGTCTATTCCAATCAGATGCTGCCCTTTTAACAGCCAAGGTCTCAAAAAACATTGTGAATGAATTGACCAAACAAGACAAGTTCTTCACAGAGTTTCGGCAGTCAATGAAGAGAATGGGCGCCATTGAGGTTCTCACTGGCTTGGATGGTGAAATTAGAACAAAGTGCTCTGTTGTCAACTCTTAA